Below is a genomic region from Erigeron canadensis isolate Cc75 chromosome 7, C_canadensis_v1, whole genome shotgun sequence.
ACAACATCAGAAAAAAGGCCAACATAATGATGTCGTCACAACCGAAAAACATAATCTCAATTCTTTGCAAAGAAACACAGGTCAGCTTCTACTTAATTGTATACTTGACTTGCATGAAAAACACTAGGCCTTAAAAATCCGTAAAAGTCAATACCAGGATACGAAATGTTGGACAAATCAGAGCTCCATGATgtaaacccgtgtatttgacacgggtctaaaatctagtttgtttatgatattattGTTATCATTAAAATCTAcattatatcaaattaaaacacatcttataataataaaaaaaaatttcgttaataataacaacatattaaataaaaacacaaaaacactttgaataaaaacatttctctttgaataaatattaaaacacaaaataagtaaataaaagacATAGACACAAACCATTTAGTTTTAGATCAAGTGGTCATATAGGATGGAGTTATGGGGAGAGGATGTTAGTTTGGAGATGAGGAATCAAATCTCAGTTCCTTATGGTTTCGGGAATTTTCCTTTTTATACACGTACGGGTCGTGTTATCGCATCCTTGATCACCAGACCGGGTTCGAACCACTAACCAGCtattcttgttttcttttttgtttttggtcatgctagaaaataaaaacaaaaacatacacACTTTGTATGTAAACTAGTTATGCGATAGGTGTATATTAACATTTTAGAAACTACTCGTAGTATCCTTATTTTATAAGGAAACAATAATATAGAGGCAAAGATGGAAACTAGTATCTccatatattaatcaaagctatcAATAGTTCAATCCATAGTCATCTTCTCGCAAGGGTTAATCAAGGGTTTCTAGTCGTTCAATCCATATATCGAtcttttttttggaaaaaaatcaATTCGCAAAAAAGGGTTGCTATTCGATGGGAGGATCATCTACTGTAGTCGGCACAAAGAAAATAGATCAGAGGGATCCAGATGCAGCAACAAACAGAGGTGATTCAGACGATAACGACATGTGTAAATTTCACGTAATGTTTCCTGGGGCAACGCCCGGGGATAAAAAAACTATTTCACAACAAATGTGATTCAGAAATGCATGAATTTTCTCCCTCTAACTATAAATATCGACTATAGCCGACAATATCGACCCAAATCCCAAATATTGGGAGATTTTGGGTCTTTTTCTGATTTTGTGAATCGCACTGGATCCTTTGTAGTTGTTACCCGGGTTAATTTGGGCTGAATACAAATAGCTTTATGTCTCGAACGGGTCATAATGGGCAATGGAGCCATGGAGTTGGGCGGCCTTAATTATTGTTTCTTTCTAACCGGAAAAAATAAAACTGAGGTAAAACAATGCAAATTGATTAACTCATACTAGTTATCCATAATAAGCGAAATGTTTTTCATATTCAAGTAGTAAACGAGTCTTGTAACTCGAATGAACGTGGTCCAACCAAAGATGGGTACGGACCAGGTTTTCTTTATTCAAATAGTTAGCTGAACCTAATGAAAAATCTACTTTTTACGTTagggtgtttggtacaatggaatggaaatgatggaaatgaaataagaaacacttctcatgtttggttgtaatggataatgggaaagagaatcgagaatagggaatgaaaatttttaattttttttttgttttagtgatgttatatgtattaaatttgattattatttaaaatttagtattttttatatattaattttctgcttgtaccaaacgacggaatGGATTCTCTTtttaaatactcattctctttcccactatattcattctctattagagtgcattcttgagttttattttgaagagataagaaaagaaaaggtaagaaatttttagtttttgtattattgagtttttgttttaaaagaaagggaagggaaagaaaggaaaaaatagGATGATTTGATCCTAAAACTTTCTTGCCACTTTTGGTAAGATTTGGAAGAAAAAGTggtcaaattattattatacccctcaaacttatataaaggttttaactACTACAaggttataaatgtaaaattgtatttttttatcctttcttttccttcccttttaactcaagaatacatttaactatcaactttcttttcttttctttcaactcgagaatgcctttttttatgtaaatttctatcctttcttcctctatccaatcttctcctttcttttcttttaataaaaacttaagaATACAGTGttacatttccattcttttTGATTCACTCTTACCAAACACTCTAAGGATAATCAGACCGACTCACCTTAGGATGTGTACTAGGTACAAGTAcataaacatgttttaaattTGCTTCTTCCACCCTCAAAAGTCAAAGCCAATACCATTAAACAATCcttcattagttaaaaaaacaaaaaaacaaaaaaaacccctCCATTAATGAactcatcaacaacaacaaagcTAGAAAACCTATGGGAAGAAGTTGGTGAACTGTCATTAGGAACCACCCCACCAATTCCTCCGTCATTACCTCTCTCAAAACAAAGCCTTCatccaccgccgccaccaccctCAACTGCAAATCCGGCGCCATGGCAGCTCGCAAAAGaggcccttcttcttcttctcctcctGCTACTACTAGTTCAAAAAGCACTGAATCTGATCCAAAATCAGCTGAATCATCATCTAAAATCAGAGCATCAAAAATAATATTGTTTTCTTTGATTATATTTGTTCCGTATCTATACTTGATATTTTATCATTATGAAATCCAAGGGGAGTTTAAGAGATCGATTGTAATTAACGCTGGATTAAGTTTTGGAGGATTTATAGTAACCCTAATTATGATTCCAGTAGCTTCTAGATATGTTATTAGAAGGAATCTTTATGGTTTTGATATTAACAAGAAAGGCACTCCCCAAGGTCTCATTAAAGTGTAAGTCCCCCtctatttatctatatctatacttctatataaaaattataactcatatgttgaaagtttacataaatgggacatgcggattgaccaaaatacccttaatgaattaaatcaccgtTAActgttaatattaaattacacaattatattataaaatatctctactaacccctttaaataaaataccaaTAGATGCCGCCATCACCGTCATTGCCgactcgccgccgcattgcgcgggtaccatgctcgtatatatttatggttttggactttttttagttggcaaattatctttcccatatatatatatataaaaaaattcttacttattaaaatttgtttgtataTGTGGTATTGTGGTTATATCTATAGAGTGAGATTGTTTTTGAATACTTTATTGATTAGAGAATTAAGTGACAGTAATTTTAAAAGGTAAAGGTTATATATTTTCGGAACAATGTGAGTGATGTAATGTGTAGAATCCCCCATCTACATAGGGAAAAGAAAGATTGTAATTTGGAAATGTCTACGTATCATCTAGAGTTTTATGCTCAGGGACACGCTAGATGTGATAAGAAACCCTAAGGTGGTTTAGTGTTGGATGGATAGGGTTGTCGAAGAAAAGACTTTTGGAAGATGAAAGGCCATCAATTTAATGCTTATTGTGGTTTCATTTTTCCAAGTGTATGTATGGTTATCCTACGGGTACATTCTTCGTACATGATGAATCGTACGGTTTATAAGACTCACAAAATATAAGCCTACCCACCCACCCCATCAACGCTAACTAGTTTTTTCTTGTAGTTTTGAACACAAATGTAGATACATTTAGGGGTGGAGAGTTGTTTACCCATTTTAAAGTTTGTTACCCTCTAATGGGAGAACTAGATTACGCAATTAGAATTTTGACATTAGTAAATTAGCCCTATATGCAATTTTTCCCTTCACATATCCAAATCCTAGTTTCTAATTGTTACCAATCACATTCTTGCCACATAATTTGTTGGCGACAACAGACAAGGAAATCCTAAAGTGTGCACTATCCATCTTGTGAGGATTTAAGATAAATTACACTGGCGAAGAATCCAGATTGAATACCAGATCAAACTACGACAACATCAGCTGAGAGTAACTAAATTTCTGATTCATGCCTGTATTTTAAAAACTCCCTATCATTATACTGTTTGCCCAGTTTCATCCGTTATATGGTCCCATCGTTGTATGACCTATGTATAACAATAACTATAAGGCTGATTAGACCTAAATATAAGTATGAGCTAGTGACCATACATCTGGTTTTGCTAATCTAGACATTACTATCTTCATTGCAGGCCCGAGTCACTTGGTATTGTTGTTGGGATTGTTTTCTTGGTTGTGGCGATACTATTTCAGTATTTCAATTTTACATCAGATTCAATGGTATGTTGTGGCACCATCTTTTTTGTTTGTATCTTCATCTAATTTTGTTAATGGTAAATATGTTCTTATATAATCCATATATGCTTGCAGTGGCTTGTCGAGTATAATGCAGCTTTAGCATCTGTCTGCTTTATGATTTTGCTTGGGTTTGTGGATGATGTCCTGGATATTCCTTGGCGAGTGTGAGTTTTCTACTTCTTAAAATTCACTTAGTTGTGTGCTACGAGATATATAGTAGCTTAAATTTTAATTGTGAAGGCAGGAAACTAGTATTGCCATCAATTGCTGCTCTCCCTCTTTTGATGGCCTATGCTGGCCATACAACGATTATGATACCAAAGCCCCTTGTTGAGTATGTTGGAACGGAAATTTTGGATCTAGGTAATCATGAAATAGTTGCTTGATTATGATATCTGTCTCGAGCTGTGAGTTGCTTGATTACTTCATTTCCTACCTGGTTTATACTACACAGGATGGATCTATAAGCTATATATGGGGCTCATGGCAGTCTTTTGCACAAACTCGATCAACATTCATGCTGGCATAAACGGTCTTGAAGTTGGACAGACTGTTGTTATAGCATTTGCAGTAAgctttatattaaaaaagaacaaCTAAATTTAGATCCATTTCACATGTCAATATGAAAAgctgaaaatatataattaatctgACTTATAATAGTAACTTGCAGATTTTAATTCACAATATCATGCAAATTGGAGTGTCTCCCAATCCTGAAACTAAACAGGCCCATGCATTTTCCATATACCTTGTCCAACCATTGCTTGCAACTTCATTGGCATTGCTTTCTTACAACTGGTACTGATATTGTTGATATTGCTGGGTCTTTAGTGTGAGTTTGGTTTTCTGTAAGGGTGCTATTTATAACCCTGCtgtgtttttttcttctcaaatgGGCCAAGTTAAAAAAAGTTAGCCAAAAGACACACAGGTTAAATGGGTCAAACTAGTTGAAGCTGAAAgcctttttttaatctatactcTTCTAAATCGTTTTTTATTTCGAACACTTATCAGAGACGGTATTGTTTTTAATCACAACATCTTAATTATCTATTGGAAAAAAAACTCTACAAAAAGGGCAAAAAAATGCTACCAGTCAGCATGGCCGGCGTTTATTCAGCCCATCCAAGAGACCTATTTCAAGCTGAACCTGGTTTTACTGTAGCCCAAGTAGCCTACAACCCAATCTGCTCGTCTTCCCACTGCTATTTTCTGCATCAAAGGGTCTAAATGTCACACTTGGTATTGTAGGTACCCGTCTTCTGTTTTTGTTGGTGACACCTATACATACTTTGCTGGAATGACGATGGCAGTTGTTGGCATATTAGGCCACTATAGGTGCGTGTACATACTTATCTTTACTTAATACACGTAAGAGTGTATATTAATATACATTGGTATGTTTTTGGAAATAAAAATGGCAAAGGATGCCTATTCAGGCTGAAAGTCGAGCCTTTGGCTCTATTGTATGCCTCCTAACTGGTATTCTTGTGGCCGTTTCCTAGATTTCTTCTCTACCATTCCAATATCACCTGGTAAGGTTTGAACTTGGGTCTCTACTGAGACCTTCAGGATGCGTTACTGCTAGGCGCCAGGCCACCTTGGAGATGATTATGTTTTTGGAAATAAGTACCCATATATTCTAGATATCATGATGAATGCTTTTCTTTCATTATTAAgtaatatgttttttgtttgttttttcctGACAGTGAGACACTCTTAATATTCTTCCTTCCTCAGATTATAAACTTCCTATTGTCACTTCCTCAGGTCTGATCTTCTTATTTACTCTTCCCATCTTCATATAGTTGAGTTAAtgttatattaaaaaactaaGAATATCCCATGTCTACAGCTTGCAGGTATTATCCCCTGTCCACGCCATCGGCTGCCAAGGTAAGAGTAatgtgttttttctttctaagaGTGGCTAATTTGACTTGTTTATGGGTCGATTCGGATTATAATTTCTCCCTAATGGGTTAAATGGTTAAACTGAAATACATCAGTGAAAATGGAAACATATTAAACAAGGGGCGTTCGGACCACTGTGGAGGTGCTTACACTTTACTGTTTTGTCCTGTTTACTACCAGGTTCGACCCTCAGACAGGACTGCTAACCGGGACAAAGGATGGGACACTTGTGAATGTTTCCTTGAGAATATTTGGCCGGATGTCTGAAAAGTCTCTATGCATTGTACTGTTGGTTCTCCAGGTCAACCCTTTTTCCTTCTGTATATTTATTCCTTAGCTAAGACATCCTGGTATAAAATTCTTGAATCTCACTCCCATCAAAAGATGaagtcaatttttttaaaaaaagtttcatcCTAATACTTATTGCAAGGGACCCATCTTACTAGAGGTGAAAATATGATCCTTGCCTGTGTATGAGCCGATTATGTATTTATGGGTCATGTTTTATCTCTGACTGGCGAATGAAATTTTGTAGCTAAAACGAAACTCGTGAAACCAGTTGAAAATCGCACAAAGTGCATCTTTATGGCTTTAGAGCCAAAACCTTTACTCAATTTATAGAAAAGATATTTAACATAAGATGACTTTTGTAATTATGGTGACATATCAATTGGTTTTTATAGAACACTACTTTGAAAAAAGCATTTAAGGGCTTTGAGCCGAACCGACCGGTTCCATATATTACAAAAGATTGGGGCTTTGACCCAAACCCATTTGACCTATTATGCCTCCTCTCCCACCTCTTAATTGATCAACATGTTCCATTTTGGTAGACTTCTATTTAAAGTTTCGAGTGTCTCAGCCTAGATGAAACTACAAAGctacttttcaatttcaaattcaGTACCAATTGCAAAGATTGGTTGTATATCTATATCCTCTTACTCAGCAACTTGCTTGTGGCAGGCCCTTGGTTGCTGCTTCTGTTTCTTCCTGAGGTGGATTCTCACTGGATGGTACAAATGAGGCATAGTAACTTAGAACATGACCTTTTGATCAAAATAGTGTTAAGTGAAAACAGAGGTGTTGTATCATTTTACCAGAGTAGGGAACTTAACAGCAATCAAAGGCCAGAATCGTTGATTTTTGCAGCTACTTTATACTAACAGCAGTCAAAGGCCAGAACTTAATGGATTGGGTGTTTGCTCAATTAGTGGAGAACCCCGCATGTACTTTGATCAACTTTGTTTGCTATATAGTGTTTTTTTCCCTTCTTCTATATAGCGTCAATCAAGGCGAACAAAATTTGCAACTTCCTATGTGTTTACGTTTgatgacttttcaatttttttactttcatcaCTAAATTCAAAGTGCTTGATCCCCGATCTTTCAATTTTTTTCCCTTCTtctacttttgatgacttttcaatttttttactttcatcaCTAAATTTTTAATCTTGGTATTTTTTGCTTATGTTCTCACCTTCAGCGTCCTATCCTTGTCTCTGTTGTTAAAAGGCATTCTGATTCTTTGTAAGAGTTACCGTTTTCTGGTTTTAGCCCATGTTAGTGCGTTTGGGGTGAAAGACCTTCGGCGTGATTAAGTAACCGTTCTTTTTTTAGATCTCGCTTCTTGACTGTCATAGTCTTCCTGTTTCCCTACTTGTTTGACCCGTTTCTTGTTTGATTGGGTCAAGGGGTGTTATTGTCTTTAACCTCCTATTTCATTTGAGAGCCTTTTTGGGTTAACTTTTTAACATCAAGTGTCTGTTGCTAACATTGGGGTGGGGGTTGAGAAGTATGTTTATTTTTCTCAATCTTAGTTTTGGGTTTATTGATAGTAAGTCATTCGCTGAAGGGTTGAAGTGTATGCTCCCTAAAGATGAGAGACCATATTTAATGTTGGATATAACACCCGTTAGC
It encodes:
- the LOC122606931 gene encoding UDP-N-acetylglucosamine--dolichyl-phosphate N-acetylglucosaminephosphotransferase-like; its protein translation is MAARKRGPSSSSPPATTSSKSTESDPKSAESSSKIRASKIILFSLIIFVPYLYLIFYHYEIQGEFKRSIVINAGLSFGGFIVTLIMIPVASRYVIRRNLYGFDINKKGTPQGLIKVPESLGIVVGIVFLVVAILFQYFNFTSDSMWLVEYNAALASVCFMILLGFVDDVLDIPWRVKLVLPSIAALPLLMAYAGHTTIMIPKPLVEYVGTEILDLGWIYKLYMGLMAVFCTNSINIHAGINGLEVGQTVVIAFAILIHNIMQIGVSPNPETKQAHAFSIYLVQPLLATSLALLSYNWYPSSVFVGDTYTYFAGMTMAVVGILGHYSETLLIFFLPQIINFLLSLPQLAGIIPCPRHRLPRFDPQTGLLTGTKDGTLVNVSLRIFGRMSEKSLCIVLLVLQALGCCFCFFLRWILTGWYK